In Polynucleobacter sp. es-EL-1, the following are encoded in one genomic region:
- the glyA gene encoding serine hydroxymethyltransferase, whose translation MFDRQNTLAKTDPDLWAAIQNENKRQEDHIELIASENYTSPAVMQAQGSQLTNKYAEGYPGKRYYGGCEFVDVAEQLAIDRVKALFGAEAANVQPHCGASANQAVFLAFLKPGDTFMGMSLAEGGHLTHGMALNMSGKWFNPIAYGLDKNEEIDYEQMERLAREHKPKLIIAGASAYSRKIDFERIGKLAKEVGAIFMVDMAHYAGLIAAGVYPNPVPHADIVTSTTHKSLRGPRGGIILMKAEHEKAINSAVFPGLQGGPLMHVIAGKAAAFKEAQEPGFVDYQKQVVANARALAETLISRGLRIVSGGTDSHVMLVDLRAKKMTGKEAERVLGEAHITCNKNGIPNDPEKPMVTSGIRLGSPAMTTRGFKEAEARQVGNFIADVLDNPNDADNIAKVRAQVAELTKRFPVYG comes from the coding sequence ATGTTTGACCGCCAAAACACCTTAGCTAAAACCGACCCAGACTTGTGGGCAGCGATTCAGAATGAAAATAAGCGTCAAGAAGACCATATTGAGCTGATTGCTTCTGAGAATTACACATCGCCAGCAGTGATGCAGGCCCAGGGCTCTCAGTTGACCAATAAGTACGCTGAAGGCTATCCGGGTAAGCGCTATTACGGCGGTTGTGAGTTTGTCGATGTGGCTGAGCAATTGGCAATTGATCGCGTTAAAGCCCTTTTTGGTGCTGAGGCAGCTAATGTGCAGCCCCATTGCGGCGCATCTGCCAACCAAGCAGTGTTCTTGGCTTTCTTAAAGCCTGGGGATACTTTTATGGGAATGAGCTTGGCTGAAGGCGGTCACTTAACTCATGGCATGGCTTTGAATATGAGTGGTAAGTGGTTTAACCCGATTGCTTATGGTTTAGACAAAAACGAAGAGATTGATTATGAGCAGATGGAGCGTTTAGCTCGTGAGCACAAGCCAAAATTGATTATTGCTGGTGCATCCGCTTATTCCAGAAAAATTGATTTTGAGCGCATCGGTAAATTGGCTAAAGAGGTGGGCGCGATTTTTATGGTGGACATGGCTCACTATGCTGGTTTGATTGCTGCTGGCGTATATCCAAACCCAGTTCCACATGCTGACATTGTTACTTCCACTACCCATAAGAGCTTACGTGGTCCACGTGGCGGCATCATCTTGATGAAAGCCGAGCATGAGAAAGCCATTAACTCTGCGGTATTCCCTGGCTTGCAAGGCGGCCCTTTGATGCATGTGATTGCTGGTAAGGCTGCTGCATTCAAAGAGGCACAAGAGCCTGGCTTTGTTGATTATCAAAAGCAAGTAGTGGCGAATGCCAGGGCATTGGCTGAGACACTTATCTCTAGAGGCTTGCGCATTGTTTCCGGTGGTACAGATTCACACGTAATGTTGGTAGATTTGCGTGCTAAGAAAATGACAGGCAAAGAGGCTGAGCGTGTTCTAGGTGAAGCGCACATTACTTGTAACAAGAATGGCATTCCGAATGACCCAGAAAAACCAATGGTGACGAGTGGTATTCGTTTGGGATCTCCGGCGATGACAACCCGCGGCTTTAAAGAGGCTGAAGCACGTCAGGTTGGTAATTTCATTGCGGATGTTTTAGATAATCCAAATGATGCTGACAATATCGCTAAGGTTCGTGCGCAAGTGGCTGAGTTGACCAAGCGTTTCCCGGTTTACGGCTAA
- the ribD gene encoding bifunctional diaminohydroxyphosphoribosylaminopyrimidine deaminase/5-amino-6-(5-phosphoribosylamino)uracil reductase RibD, with amino-acid sequence MYTAVDHQFMSEALAQAQNALYLSNPNPRVGCVIVKEGQVIGRGFTQKVGGPHAEIQALADVKARGIDPAGSTIYVTLEPCSHMGKTPPCVDALISANPAVVIVSMVDPNPLVGGQGLERLKSAGIEVRCGLLEMEAIALNQGFISRMTRGLPWVRMKIAASLDGKTALPNGQSQWITGPLARADGHHWRAQACAILTGVGTVKEDDPTLNVREVHTERQPWRIIVDSQLETPLNAKILSHLDRSGAILVCASLESVQAREKAKALEGRGVEVIAMANAHGKVDLPKLFSYLAKERHMNEIHVEAGFKLNGSLLREHCVDELLLYYAPFLIGEGIGMANISPLTALDLRQDWHLFDHSLFGPDLRLRLSKKEAMKA; translated from the coding sequence ATGTATACGGCAGTTGACCACCAGTTTATGAGCGAGGCCTTGGCCCAAGCTCAAAATGCGCTTTATTTATCCAATCCTAATCCGCGGGTTGGCTGTGTCATTGTGAAAGAGGGTCAGGTCATTGGGCGTGGTTTCACCCAAAAAGTGGGCGGTCCTCATGCAGAAATTCAGGCTTTGGCTGATGTGAAAGCTCGGGGAATAGATCCTGCTGGGTCGACGATCTATGTCACTTTAGAGCCCTGCAGTCACATGGGTAAAACACCCCCTTGTGTGGATGCACTAATTTCAGCAAATCCAGCTGTAGTAATTGTGTCTATGGTCGACCCCAATCCTTTGGTAGGTGGCCAAGGTTTAGAACGACTGAAGTCCGCAGGAATTGAAGTGCGCTGTGGTTTGTTGGAGATGGAAGCCATAGCGCTTAATCAGGGATTTATTTCTCGGATGACTCGAGGTTTGCCGTGGGTGCGGATGAAGATTGCTGCCAGCTTAGACGGCAAGACAGCTTTACCAAATGGCCAAAGCCAATGGATTACCGGTCCATTGGCACGTGCTGATGGACATCATTGGCGGGCACAAGCCTGCGCTATTCTGACGGGGGTGGGCACGGTTAAAGAGGATGATCCCACCTTGAATGTGAGAGAGGTGCACACTGAACGCCAGCCTTGGAGGATTATTGTCGACTCTCAATTAGAGACACCGCTCAACGCCAAGATATTGAGTCATTTGGATCGGTCGGGTGCCATTCTAGTTTGTGCATCATTGGAATCTGTGCAGGCGCGAGAAAAAGCAAAAGCATTGGAAGGGCGAGGGGTTGAAGTGATTGCGATGGCCAATGCTCATGGCAAAGTAGATTTGCCAAAACTCTTTTCGTATTTAGCAAAAGAGCGTCACATGAATGAAATCCATGTCGAGGCTGGCTTTAAGCTCAATGGCTCTTTATTGAGAGAGCATTGTGTTGACGAGCTATTGCTCTATTACGCTCCCTTCTTAATTGGTGAAGGAATAGGCATGGCCAACATCTCTCCATTGACCGCACTAGACCTTCGTCAAGATTGGCATCTGTTTGATCACAGTCTATTTGGACCTGATTTACGTTTGCGTTTGAGTAAAAAAGAAGCCATGAAGGCTTGA
- a CDS encoding Trm112 family protein produces the protein MDKRLLEILVCPLCKSPLHLDNEKHELICKADRLAYPIRNDIPVMLVDEARSLSADECQ, from the coding sequence ATGGACAAGCGATTACTCGAGATTTTGGTTTGCCCTTTATGCAAAAGTCCTTTGCATCTAGATAACGAAAAGCATGAGCTAATTTGTAAAGCAGATCGTTTAGCTTATCCCATCCGCAATGATATTCCTGTCATGTTGGTAGATGAGGCGCGCAGCTTAAGCGCTGATGAATGTCAATAA
- the pal gene encoding peptidoglycan-associated lipoprotein Pal, translating into MTISIARRATTFALVGVTALFLAACSGVKLDDVDSANGGGSGNFGSQPWNDPSSPLFQRSVYFDFNEYTVQTKYQKQLSAHASFLKSNPKQKIIIQGNTDDRGTAEYNLALGQRRSDAVRKSLNLMGVSDDQMEAVSFGKEKPKAEGDTEAAWAENRRADIVYITN; encoded by the coding sequence ATGACGATTTCTATTGCACGCCGTGCCACGACATTTGCACTAGTAGGTGTAACTGCTCTATTTTTAGCGGCTTGCTCAGGCGTTAAATTAGATGATGTTGACAGTGCGAATGGAGGAGGCAGTGGTAATTTTGGCTCACAGCCTTGGAATGATCCAAGCAGCCCACTCTTTCAGCGTAGCGTCTATTTTGATTTCAATGAATACACCGTTCAGACTAAATATCAAAAACAATTGTCTGCACACGCAAGTTTCTTGAAATCTAACCCAAAGCAAAAGATCATCATTCAAGGCAATACCGATGATCGCGGTACCGCTGAATACAACTTAGCATTGGGTCAACGCCGTTCAGATGCCGTACGTAAATCACTCAATTTGATGGGTGTCTCTGATGATCAAATGGAAGCAGTCAGCTTTGGCAAAGAAAAGCCTAAGGCTGAAGGTGATACAGAAGCAGCTTGGGCAGAAAATCGCCGCGCTGACATTGTTTACATTACCAACTAA
- the ybgF gene encoding tol-pal system protein YbgF — MRKQPCSIKQTLSRAFCLSASIIFLGTSTSAWALFADDDARKAILDLRKSLATTQLELQSQIEKLKADNAELRGKIENLEKQGEEINASQKTYYEDLDNRLGNFEPRTITIEGVTGTVQPGEKKAYDDALKSFQAGNLKKAEGEFSAFANRYPKSPYLPLALFWNGNSKYANKDYTGAIAQLQNLIKRFPNHPRIPVAMLTLGNAQLESGNKAAAKKTFTEIISKYPDTEAAKDAQQLNAAIK; from the coding sequence ATGCGAAAGCAACCTTGCAGCATCAAACAAACGCTCTCACGAGCGTTTTGTTTAAGTGCCTCCATCATTTTTCTCGGAACATCCACTAGCGCTTGGGCACTCTTTGCTGATGACGATGCTCGTAAGGCCATTTTAGATTTACGCAAGAGCCTAGCAACAACCCAGCTTGAACTACAGAGCCAAATCGAAAAACTCAAAGCAGATAATGCGGAGCTGCGCGGGAAAATTGAAAACCTTGAAAAACAAGGTGAAGAGATCAATGCTAGCCAAAAGACCTACTATGAAGACTTGGATAACCGTCTAGGTAATTTTGAACCTCGCACTATTACTATTGAGGGTGTAACGGGCACGGTTCAGCCTGGCGAGAAAAAAGCCTACGATGACGCTTTGAAGTCTTTTCAGGCAGGCAATCTGAAAAAGGCTGAAGGGGAGTTCTCCGCTTTTGCTAATCGCTATCCGAAGAGCCCCTATTTGCCTTTAGCGCTTTTCTGGAACGGTAATAGCAAATACGCGAATAAAGATTACACCGGTGCGATTGCTCAACTACAAAACCTCATTAAGCGTTTTCCGAATCATCCACGTATTCCAGTGGCGATGCTCACTCTAGGTAACGCGCAATTAGAGAGCGGTAATAAAGCGGCAGCTAAAAAAACCTTTACTGAAATCATTAGTAAATATCCAGATACAGAAGCAGCTAAAGACGCACAGCAACTTAACGCTGCCATTAAATAA
- a CDS encoding energy transducer TonB: MNSAQIFHSDFSRARPTKSESTKRAFSLSLAAHLGLLAFLVIGISWNNSTPSGVEVELWDASQQVQTPVVPEVKTEMKEEAADIAVKKKPVEKEPPKKEVKETPKPVPPPKPTPPKEKEKDKPKKVEAPKAVSPAEAKANAAAEKVRADQLARLRAAAGAEGGSGGTSGSGVGGGGNAPPGWTDKVIKKVKPLIVFNAESISGNPATVIKVNLAPDGAILSTSILTSSGNAGWDRAVLLALTRAESLPKDDNGKIPQREVKLTFKPKD, encoded by the coding sequence ATGAATAGCGCGCAAATTTTTCATTCTGATTTTTCTAGGGCTCGTCCAACAAAAAGCGAGAGTACCAAGCGCGCCTTTAGTCTCTCTCTGGCTGCACACCTAGGCTTACTTGCTTTTTTAGTCATTGGTATTAGTTGGAATAACTCAACCCCTTCTGGTGTTGAGGTGGAACTCTGGGATGCTAGCCAGCAAGTTCAAACCCCAGTAGTGCCGGAAGTGAAGACTGAGATGAAAGAAGAAGCGGCAGACATTGCTGTTAAGAAAAAACCTGTTGAAAAAGAGCCTCCCAAAAAAGAAGTAAAAGAAACTCCAAAGCCAGTCCCGCCTCCCAAACCAACTCCGCCTAAGGAGAAGGAAAAAGACAAACCTAAAAAAGTGGAAGCACCCAAAGCAGTTAGCCCTGCAGAAGCTAAGGCCAATGCCGCTGCTGAGAAAGTACGTGCTGATCAATTGGCCCGCTTGCGCGCTGCTGCTGGAGCTGAAGGTGGTAGCGGTGGCACGAGTGGTAGCGGCGTGGGAGGCGGTGGCAATGCGCCCCCAGGATGGACTGACAAAGTCATTAAAAAAGTGAAGCCGCTGATTGTATTTAACGCAGAATCGATTAGCGGCAATCCAGCCACTGTCATTAAAGTCAACTTAGCTCCAGATGGCGCTATTTTGAGCACCAGCATTTTGACTTCGAGTGGAAATGCGGGCTGGGACCGTGCTGTTCTATTGGCATTGACGCGCGCAGAAAGCCTGCCAAAAGACGACAATGGCAAAATCCCTCAAAGAGAAGTTAAGCTGACCTTTAAACCCAAGGACTAA
- the tolR gene encoding protein TolR, with translation MAGSLRRSSKRRAMSDINVVPYIDVMLVLLVIFMVTAPMVNPGVVNLPTVGGAKVQSLPPVFLTIDANENVIVRKDGDPVQTLNKFELGAFARSQAEKSADQPVVLAADKSIKYEVVMDVMSKLKENGVKRVGLAVKSQ, from the coding sequence ATGGCAGGCTCACTCAGACGATCCTCTAAGCGTCGGGCAATGTCCGACATTAATGTGGTGCCCTACATCGATGTGATGCTGGTATTGCTTGTCATTTTTATGGTCACTGCGCCCATGGTCAATCCTGGTGTTGTCAATCTTCCGACCGTTGGTGGCGCAAAGGTGCAATCCTTACCACCCGTGTTTTTAACGATTGATGCCAATGAGAATGTCATCGTTCGTAAAGATGGAGATCCCGTGCAGACCCTCAATAAATTTGAGCTAGGTGCATTTGCCAGATCTCAAGCAGAGAAGTCAGCAGATCAACCCGTTGTGCTTGCTGCTGATAAATCCATTAAATATGAAGTCGTGATGGATGTCATGTCGAAATTAAAAGAAAACGGCGTCAAGCGTGTTGGTCTTGCCGTAAAGAGTCAATAA
- the tolQ gene encoding protein TolQ: MTTTQDLSFLSLVLNASLLVQLVMLLLLAMSVASWTIIFKKTAILRGVRRDTERFERDFWSGGDLGTLLEAAQRNTRSDAVLEHIFEAGMQEFLKVREIDAARRAMKATYQREMDMLEANLPFLASVGSVSPYIGLFGTVWGIMHAFRGLANVQNATLAAVAPGIAEALVATAIGLFAAIPAVVAYNRAATDVDRLAIRFETFIEEFTNILQRQTAGK; encoded by the coding sequence ATGACCACCACACAAGACCTCTCATTCCTCTCGCTAGTCCTCAATGCCAGCCTATTAGTCCAGTTAGTAATGTTGTTATTACTGGCGATGTCGGTTGCCTCTTGGACCATCATTTTCAAGAAAACCGCCATTTTGCGAGGCGTTAGGCGCGATACAGAGCGTTTTGAGCGTGATTTTTGGTCAGGCGGTGACCTCGGCACTCTCTTGGAGGCCGCTCAGCGCAATACCCGTAGTGATGCGGTTTTGGAGCATATTTTTGAAGCTGGCATGCAAGAATTCCTAAAAGTGCGTGAAATCGATGCTGCCCGCAGAGCCATGAAAGCAACCTATCAACGGGAAATGGACATGTTGGAGGCAAATTTACCCTTCTTAGCATCAGTGGGGTCGGTCTCCCCCTACATTGGCCTCTTTGGCACCGTTTGGGGAATCATGCATGCCTTCCGGGGTTTGGCTAATGTTCAAAATGCGACCTTGGCTGCGGTAGCCCCAGGTATTGCTGAAGCTCTAGTCGCCACTGCAATCGGCCTGTTTGCTGCGATCCCAGCAGTAGTAGCCTATAACCGCGCCGCAACCGATGTTGACCGCTTAGCTATTCGTTTTGAAACCTTTATTGAAGAGTTCACCAATATCTTGCAACGTCAGACTGCGGGTAAATAA
- the nrdR gene encoding transcriptional regulator NrdR: MRCPFCHNDDTQVLDTRVSDEGDTIRRRRRCAKCDKRFTTYERVELVLPAIVKKNGSRVDYSHDKLASSIKLALRKRPVSSDSVDEAIARIEEKLLSLGEKEIPSERVGELVMRELKRLDKVAYIRFASVYRSFADIESFESALKELK; the protein is encoded by the coding sequence TTGCGCTGTCCCTTTTGTCATAACGACGATACCCAGGTACTCGATACCCGGGTATCTGATGAGGGCGATACGATTCGCCGCCGCCGCCGCTGTGCTAAGTGCGATAAGCGCTTTACTACCTATGAACGTGTCGAGCTAGTCCTTCCGGCAATAGTAAAAAAGAATGGTAGTCGCGTTGACTACAGTCATGACAAGCTGGCAAGTTCAATCAAGCTGGCTTTGCGTAAGCGCCCCGTCTCATCAGACTCTGTCGATGAGGCGATTGCGCGGATTGAGGAGAAGCTGCTTAGTCTTGGCGAAAAAGAAATCCCAAGTGAACGTGTTGGTGAGCTGGTGATGCGTGAGCTTAAGCGTTTAGATAAAGTGGCTTATATTCGCTTTGCTTCTGTCTATAGAAGCTTTGCTGATATTGAGTCGTTTGAGAGTGCGCTCAAGGAATTGAAATAA
- the adk gene encoding adenylate kinase: MRLILLGAPGAGKGTQAQFICEKFAIPQISTGDMLRAAVKAGTELGVAAKKIMDAGGLVSDDIIIGLVKDRLTQPDCSKGYLFDGFPRTIPQAQAMKDAGVPIDYVLEIDVPFDAIIDRMSGRRVHPASGRTYHIKFNPPKVAGKDDVTGEDLIQRDDDKEETVRKRLQVYNDQTRPLVEYYSSWAMQGNPADKVKAPAYRKVSGTGSVEDITASIFAELK; this comes from the coding sequence ATGCGGTTGATTCTGCTCGGTGCACCAGGTGCTGGAAAAGGCACACAAGCTCAGTTTATTTGCGAAAAATTTGCAATTCCACAAATCTCTACTGGAGATATGTTGCGCGCTGCCGTCAAAGCGGGCACTGAATTGGGTGTTGCCGCCAAAAAAATTATGGATGCGGGTGGCCTCGTTTCTGATGACATCATCATCGGCCTAGTCAAAGATCGTCTAACCCAGCCTGATTGCAGCAAAGGGTATTTGTTTGATGGCTTTCCTAGAACCATTCCACAGGCACAAGCAATGAAAGATGCTGGTGTACCGATCGACTACGTTCTCGAAATTGATGTGCCATTTGATGCCATTATTGATCGCATGAGTGGGCGCCGTGTACATCCTGCCTCAGGTCGCACTTATCACATCAAATTTAATCCGCCCAAGGTGGCAGGCAAAGATGATGTCACTGGTGAAGATTTAATTCAGCGCGATGACGATAAAGAAGAAACTGTCCGTAAACGCTTACAGGTTTATAACGATCAGACGCGTCCTTTGGTGGAGTACTACTCTAGCTGGGCCATGCAGGGCAATCCCGCTGACAAAGTAAAGGCGCCTGCCTATCGCAAAGTCAGTGGCACAGGAAGCGTTGAAGACATTACCGCCTCAATCTTTGCAGAGCTCAAGTAA
- the kdsB gene encoding 3-deoxy-manno-octulosonate cytidylyltransferase, which yields MNVNNLSPSMSAKPPEFLVVIPARLGSTRLPRKPLADIGGKPMVIRVAERAQESLAQSVVVATDSQEIQAVCDEYRIECLLTSSDHPTGTDRIAEVAQLLKLPANTLVVNVQGDEPLIPPELINQVAQTLANNTACAISTVAVPIIDPSEINNPNVVKVVLNRAGEALYFSRAAIPFVRDPDAAQQVMHLRHLGIYAYRADFLQAYSRLEPAPPEQAEALEQLRALWNGFRIAVHTALEAPPAGVDTPEDLERVRRILGN from the coding sequence ATGAATGTCAATAATTTATCCCCATCTATGAGCGCCAAGCCTCCAGAGTTTTTAGTTGTTATTCCAGCAAGACTAGGTTCAACTCGCCTGCCTCGTAAACCACTCGCTGATATTGGCGGTAAACCGATGGTGATTCGAGTGGCCGAGCGTGCCCAAGAATCATTGGCACAAAGCGTTGTGGTTGCCACTGACTCACAAGAGATTCAAGCAGTATGTGATGAATATCGTATTGAATGTCTCTTAACTAGCTCAGATCACCCAACGGGAACTGATCGCATTGCAGAAGTAGCGCAATTACTGAAATTACCTGCCAATACTTTGGTGGTGAACGTTCAAGGTGATGAACCCCTCATTCCCCCTGAACTCATTAATCAGGTTGCACAAACTTTAGCTAACAATACTGCTTGTGCCATCTCTACCGTAGCCGTTCCAATCATCGACCCCTCTGAAATCAATAACCCCAACGTGGTGAAAGTGGTTTTGAATAGAGCCGGTGAAGCTTTGTATTTTTCAAGGGCTGCCATTCCGTTTGTACGTGATCCAGACGCAGCCCAGCAAGTGATGCACTTACGTCATCTTGGCATTTATGCCTATAGGGCTGATTTTCTGCAGGCCTACAGCCGTCTTGAGCCAGCTCCGCCGGAGCAAGCTGAGGCCTTAGAGCAACTGCGCGCCCTGTGGAATGGCTTCCGAATTGCTGTTCATACTGCTTTAGAAGCCCCACCGGCTGGGGTTGACACACCTGAAGACCTAGAGCGGGTCCGCCGCATCTTGGGCAACTAG
- the queC gene encoding 7-cyano-7-deazaguanine synthase QueC, with translation MSSLSAAFAKLAPRTPNAPAVILFSGGLDSSTILALAKDLGYAPYVLSVSYGQRHSSELAAAKHIAKRMGVVQHEIVNLDLTRFGGSALTDSAIDVPTIPSKDQEIPVTYVPARNTILLSLALGWAESLGGLDIFYGANAVDYSGYPDCRPEYVASFETMANLATKAGVEAINHDNRFRVHAPIIHMSKAQIIQLGSTLGVDYSQTVSCYQANDLGEACGECESCRLRQAGFKQAGQIDPTRYQKK, from the coding sequence ATGTCTTCTTTATCTGCAGCGTTTGCAAAACTTGCCCCGCGCACACCCAATGCGCCGGCAGTGATTTTGTTTTCTGGTGGACTAGACTCCAGCACGATTCTGGCTCTTGCCAAGGACTTGGGTTACGCGCCCTACGTGCTCTCCGTAAGCTATGGGCAACGCCACTCCTCAGAGCTGGCTGCTGCCAAGCATATTGCCAAGAGAATGGGGGTGGTTCAACATGAAATTGTTAACCTAGACTTAACTCGCTTTGGTGGGTCTGCCTTGACTGACTCAGCCATTGATGTGCCAACCATCCCGAGTAAAGACCAAGAAATTCCGGTCACCTATGTGCCAGCACGCAATACGATTTTGCTTTCGCTTGCATTGGGTTGGGCTGAGTCATTAGGCGGATTAGACATTTTTTATGGTGCCAATGCGGTCGATTACTCTGGCTACCCAGACTGTCGCCCAGAGTACGTTGCCTCATTTGAGACTATGGCCAATCTCGCTACCAAGGCCGGCGTAGAAGCCATTAATCATGACAATCGCTTTAGAGTGCATGCGCCCATCATTCACATGAGCAAAGCGCAAATTATCCAATTGGGTAGCACCTTAGGTGTCGATTACTCACAAACCGTCTCCTGCTATCAAGCAAACGATTTAGGAGAAGCTTGTGGAGAATGTGAGTCTTGTCGATTGCGTCAAGCAGGCTTCAAGCAGGCCGGTCAGATTGACCCTACGCGCTACCAGAAAAAATAA
- the tolB gene encoding Tol-Pal system beta propeller repeat protein TolB: MLQVIKKYFSYVIAVLVIALSMIGLSSPALAQMNIEITGVGQSLYPIAVMRFKDESKLPVSVTEIVRQDLARSGYFKNTENGNATESDEGTPNYQSWAARGADALVVGTVVQTGPNQFQIRYKLFDVRKSESLGGLDINTSTDNLRAAGHKIADDIIFKLLGERGIFSTRLSYVIKEGKRYRLVISDADGQNIRNAMNSGEPIISPSWSPDGKKVAYVSFEDRKPVIYVHELATGRRVSLSNQKGNNSAPAWSPDGKKLAVSLSKDGNTQIYGINADGSGLHRLTRGRTIDTEPQYSADGRYIYFTSDRGGNPQIYRMSAEGEQVEGAKRITFKQGFVTSPRISPDGKYLAYIANIGGAFRLYILNLATGDAQALTDGTSDESPSFAANGRYVLYSTKVKGKRVLAAVSVDGNSKQVLSIPGSDVRQPSWGPFMD; the protein is encoded by the coding sequence ATGTTGCAAGTAATAAAAAAATATTTCTCCTATGTCATAGCAGTATTGGTAATAGCGCTATCCATGATTGGGTTAAGTTCTCCGGCGCTGGCGCAAATGAATATTGAAATTACTGGTGTTGGGCAATCGCTCTACCCAATTGCCGTCATGCGCTTTAAGGATGAAAGCAAGCTGCCAGTGAGCGTTACTGAAATTGTTCGCCAAGATTTAGCTCGCAGCGGTTACTTTAAAAATACCGAGAATGGCAATGCCACAGAAAGTGATGAGGGCACGCCGAACTATCAATCTTGGGCTGCACGTGGTGCCGATGCTTTGGTTGTTGGTACCGTTGTCCAAACCGGCCCAAATCAATTTCAAATTCGTTACAAATTATTTGATGTGCGCAAATCCGAAAGCTTGGGCGGTTTAGATATCAACACTAGCACCGATAACTTACGCGCTGCCGGACATAAGATTGCCGATGACATCATCTTTAAGTTGCTGGGTGAGCGTGGCATATTTTCTACTCGCCTGTCCTACGTTATCAAAGAGGGTAAACGTTATCGCCTAGTGATCTCGGATGCTGATGGGCAAAATATTCGTAATGCTATGAATAGTGGCGAGCCGATTATTTCTCCATCATGGTCTCCAGATGGCAAAAAAGTAGCCTACGTCTCTTTTGAAGATCGCAAACCCGTGATCTATGTTCACGAGTTAGCCACTGGAAGGCGCGTTTCCCTGTCCAATCAAAAGGGAAACAACAGTGCGCCAGCATGGTCTCCTGACGGTAAGAAATTAGCGGTATCCCTCTCAAAAGATGGCAACACCCAGATCTACGGCATTAATGCCGACGGCAGCGGCTTACATCGCCTCACGCGCGGCCGCACGATCGATACTGAGCCGCAATATTCTGCAGATGGTCGCTATATCTACTTCACCAGCGATCGCGGCGGGAATCCCCAAATCTATCGTATGAGCGCGGAAGGCGAACAAGTTGAAGGTGCAAAACGCATTACCTTTAAACAAGGCTTTGTGACCTCTCCACGAATTTCTCCAGATGGCAAATATCTTGCTTACATTGCCAATATTGGAGGCGCTTTCCGTCTTTACATCCTCAATCTAGCAACAGGGGATGCCCAAGCGCTGACCGATGGTACTAGCGACGAGTCGCCTTCCTTTGCAGCGAATGGTCGCTATGTCCTGTATTCCACAAAGGTAAAAGGCAAACGCGTCTTGGCTGCGGTGTCAGTTGATGGCAATTCCAAGCAGGTACTCAGCATTCCAGGATCTGATGTACGTCAGCCATCTTGGGGTCCATTTATGGACTAA
- a CDS encoding riboflavin synthase, which yields MFTGIITAVGHIKSVQAKGDGLHLLIEVPSNYLDDVALGDSIAIQGACMTATDLTDTTFALDISRESLNKTVGLDKVGPVNLEKALRLNDRLGGHLVSGHVDGMGKVVKFAAVSNDADGSWLLQIAAPKDLAPYLAYKGSIVVNGVSLTVNQTQDTPESCIVDINIIPHTLENTTLGKLKQGDAVNLEVDLIARYVARMLETQAR from the coding sequence ATGTTTACTGGAATCATTACTGCAGTTGGTCACATTAAGAGCGTACAAGCGAAGGGCGATGGCTTGCATTTACTGATAGAGGTGCCATCTAATTATCTAGATGATGTGGCCTTGGGGGATAGCATTGCTATACAAGGTGCTTGCATGACAGCTACAGACTTAACTGACACTACTTTTGCTTTGGATATCTCGCGCGAGTCTTTAAATAAGACTGTTGGCTTAGATAAAGTTGGCCCCGTAAATTTGGAAAAAGCATTGCGCTTAAATGATCGCCTGGGCGGCCATCTGGTGAGCGGTCATGTGGATGGGATGGGTAAGGTTGTGAAATTTGCTGCTGTTAGCAATGATGCTGATGGCTCTTGGTTGTTGCAGATTGCAGCCCCAAAAGACTTGGCGCCCTACTTAGCTTACAAAGGTTCAATCGTAGTCAACGGTGTATCACTGACAGTCAATCAGACTCAAGATACTCCAGAGAGTTGCATCGTGGATATCAACATCATTCCCCATACTCTGGAGAACACTACACTTGGCAAACTCAAGCAGGGTGATGCGGTAAATCTAGAGGTTGACTTAATTGCGCGCTATGTGGCGCGGATGCTTGAAACCCAAGCTCGATAA